Below is a genomic region from Neovison vison isolate M4711 chromosome 9, ASM_NN_V1, whole genome shotgun sequence.
AGGAGCCTACTCATCATCCTGGCCATCCACTCTGACCCCCAGCTCCAGACCCCCATGTATTTCTCCTTGAGTTTCCTGTCCTTCACTGACATTTGCTTTACAACAACCATTGTCCACAGGATGTTAGTAAACTTTCTGTCAGAGAAGACCATTTCCTATGCTGGGTGTCTTACACAGATGTATTTCATTTATGCTCTGGCCAACACTGACAGCTGCCTTCTGGCAGTCATGGCCtttgaccgctatgtggccatctgtgaCCCCTTCCACTATATCACCACCATGAACCACCACTGCTGTGTCCTGCTGGTGGCCTTTTCCTTCTCACTTCCTCACCTCCACTCACTCCTACACACACTGCTACTGAATCGCCTCATCTTCTGTCACTCCAATGTCATCCATCACTTCCTCTGTGACCTCAGTCCCCTGATGAAGTTGTCATGCTCCCCCACTTTTGTCAATGAAATTGTGATGTCAGAAGGTTCTGTTGTTTTGGTGACCCCCCTTTCTATGCATTATTTTCTCTTATCTACGAATCCGCATCGCAGTTCTCAAGATCCCCTCAGCCGCTGGGAAACGCAAAGCCTTCTCCACCTGTGGCTCTCACCTCACCGTGGTAGCTCTCTTTTATGGAAGCATCTTCTATGTCTATTTACAGCCCCTGTCCACCTACACTGCCAGGGACCACATAGCAACACTTGTCTACACAGTTCTGCCCTCCATGCTAAACCCTTTTATCTACAGTCTGAGAAACAGAGACCTGAAGGAGGGCCTGAAGAAGCTGGTGGGCAGGAGGAAGTCTCAGCAGCACCCTCTTGACAAACCCACACATGTAATCTGCTCCACGCAAATCTGGTCTCTACTAGATCTTCATGAAAACTGAACTGTTGCAAGTTAACTTGTGCTCACATGCATTGATGACAGCTGACCTATGGTCCCTGCCTCTGCTGAAATCATGATAATTTTCCTCACTATTCCTCCATTTTCCCACAAAGATTCATCATGTTCTCATCCTCCAAATGCTGCTTTAAACTAATCATTTTCCAACATATATATCCTGAACAAATTGCTCTCCTTTTATAAGACTTAcccctctgggaggggcagggtca
It encodes:
- the LOC122917043 gene encoding LOW QUALITY PROTEIN: olfactory receptor 1L8-like (The sequence of the model RefSeq protein was modified relative to this genomic sequence to represent the inferred CDS: deleted 1 base in 1 codon); translated protein: MRTRPKPVARVNQTSSVSEFILLGLSSRPEDQTSLFILFLTMFLVTIIRSLLIILAIHSDPQLQTPMYFSLSFLSFTDICFTTTIVHRMLVNFLSEKTISYAGCLTQMYFIYALANTDSCLLAVMAFDRYVAICDPFHYITTMNHHCCVLLVAFSFSLPHLHSLLHTLLLNRLIFCHSNVIHHFLCDLSPLMKLSCSPTFVNEIVMSEGSVVLVTPFLCIIFSYLRIRIAVLKIPSAAGKRKAFSTCGSHLTVVALFYGSIFYVYLQPLSTYTARDHIATLVYTVLPSMLNPFIYSLRNRDLKEGLKKLVGRRKSQQHPLDKPTHVICSTQIWSLLDLHEN